A stretch of Thermus oshimai DSM 12092 DNA encodes these proteins:
- a CDS encoding lysophospholipid acyltransferase family protein — translation MRPWERLLRLFVEGFLLLSLKGSLRGVYLRGEVPEGPLVVAMNHHSFFDGHLLWHLARRKGAPFTLLVAEENLKAFPVLRLGGALEAGRVREALRRLKGGGWVALFPEGEMRFPGPLGPLKGGAAYLARKAGVPLLPVASRVVLRGFEHPEAFLWVGDPLPPEGDLERALGGLLRELDALLAKTHPRALPEGFREILRGRRSLEERIRPLVEALR, via the coding sequence GTGAGGCCCTGGGAAAGGCTTTTGCGCCTCTTCGTGGAGGGGTTCCTCCTCCTGAGCCTAAAGGGAAGCCTCCGGGGGGTCTACCTGCGGGGGGAGGTGCCGGAGGGGCCCTTGGTGGTGGCCATGAACCACCACAGCTTCTTTGACGGCCACCTCCTCTGGCACCTGGCGAGGCGGAAGGGGGCCCCCTTCACCCTCCTGGTGGCGGAGGAGAACCTGAAGGCCTTCCCCGTGCTCCGCCTCGGGGGGGCCCTGGAGGCGGGGAGGGTGCGGGAGGCCCTGAGGCGGCTCAAAGGGGGCGGGTGGGTGGCCCTCTTCCCGGAAGGGGAGATGCGGTTTCCCGGCCCCCTGGGCCCCCTGAAGGGGGGGGCGGCCTACCTGGCGAGGAAAGCGGGGGTGCCCCTCCTGCCGGTGGCCTCGAGGGTGGTCCTCCGGGGCTTTGAGCACCCCGAGGCCTTCCTCTGGGTGGGGGACCCCCTGCCCCCGGAAGGGGACCTGGAGCGCGCCCTGGGGGGCCTCCTCCGGGAGCTGGACGCCCTTCTCGCCAAGACCCACCCCCGCGCCCTCCCCGAGGGCTTCCGGGAGATCCTTAGGGGCAGGCGGAGCCTGGAGGAGCGGATCAGGCCCCTGGTGGAGGCCCTAAGGTGA
- a CDS encoding lycopene cyclase domain-containing protein, whose protein sequence is MTYLGFHLVFILPPLLLLLLLARPRPPRLWAYLLMPLIALLYTTPWDNYLVWKGVWGYPEGRVLFRIGYVPLEEYLFFLLQPLLTGAFLLKVAGRPPEGGKGLARVVGGGAWLLVAALGVLLVALEGRYLYLGLILAYFAPVFLLQWAYGGDLLWAWRRAFFLGVSVPTLYLWAADFWAIRREGIWWIAEEYTLGLEVAGLPLEEMVFFLFTNLAVVGGLLLAWHPEALRRLR, encoded by the coding sequence ATGACCTACCTGGGGTTCCACCTCGTCTTCATCCTGCCCCCCCTTCTCCTCCTCCTCCTTCTGGCCCGGCCTAGGCCCCCCAGGCTCTGGGCCTACCTCCTCATGCCCCTCATCGCCCTCCTCTACACCACCCCCTGGGACAACTACCTGGTCTGGAAGGGGGTCTGGGGCTACCCGGAGGGGCGGGTCCTCTTCCGCATCGGGTACGTCCCCCTGGAGGAGTACCTCTTCTTCCTCCTCCAGCCCCTCCTCACCGGGGCCTTCCTCCTCAAGGTGGCGGGGAGGCCCCCGGAGGGGGGTAAGGGCCTCGCGCGGGTGGTGGGGGGCGGGGCGTGGCTTTTGGTGGCCGCCCTGGGGGTGCTCCTCGTGGCCCTCGAGGGGCGGTACCTCTACCTCGGGCTTATCCTCGCCTACTTCGCCCCGGTCTTCCTCCTGCAGTGGGCCTATGGGGGGGATCTCCTTTGGGCCTGGCGGCGGGCCTTTTTCCTGGGGGTTTCCGTCCCCACCCTGTACCTCTGGGCCGCGGACTTCTGGGCCATCCGTCGGGAGGGGATCTGGTGGATCGCCGAGGAATACACCCTGGGCCTCGAGGTGGCGGGGCTTCCCCTGGAGGAGATGGTCTTCTTCCTCTTTACCAACCTGGCGGTGGTGGGGGGGCTTCTCCTGGCCTGGCACCCCGAGGCCTTAAGGAGGCTTCGGTGA
- a CDS encoding cytochrome P450 yields MTATLDLKGALPDLKRLRDEPLEALLAWGKAHPRLRISLPGFPLHLVFDPEGVEAVLLGAESKATFQYRELSRLTGRGLLTDQGEGWKEARKALKDPFLPRSVALYRALWEEEAEAFFAPWRPGERRDLDREMLHLSLRFLGRALWGKPLPEGIAELALQALERIIERMQHPLSRLNLLRESAFREKKRALEREAEALIAHPPLTGLPRERALSEAKTLLVAGHETTASALTWSLYLLSGNRAWQERAAEDFAFALSAFQEALRLFPPAWVLTRKVEDPLELPGEVLPRGTTAVLSPYVTHRLYFPQGEAFLPERFLEERNTPSGRYFPFGFGKRLCLGRDFALLEGPIALQAFFRRFRLGPLPKPKVHAGVTLRPEGGLWAKLEEA; encoded by the coding sequence ATGACCGCTACCCTGGACCTGAAAGGGGCACTCCCCGACCTAAAGCGCCTCCGGGACGAGCCCCTGGAGGCCCTCCTGGCCTGGGGGAAGGCCCACCCCCGCCTGCGCATTTCCCTCCCCGGCTTTCCCCTGCACCTGGTCTTTGACCCCGAGGGGGTGGAGGCGGTGCTCCTCGGCGCGGAGAGCAAGGCCACCTTCCAGTACCGGGAGCTCTCCCGCCTCACGGGCCGGGGCCTGCTTACGGACCAGGGGGAGGGCTGGAAGGAGGCCAGGAAGGCCCTGAAAGACCCCTTTCTCCCGAGGAGCGTGGCCCTTTACCGGGCCCTTTGGGAGGAGGAGGCGGAGGCCTTCTTCGCCCCCTGGAGGCCGGGAGAAAGGCGGGACCTGGACCGGGAGATGCTCCACCTTTCCTTGCGCTTCCTGGGGCGGGCCCTTTGGGGAAAACCCTTGCCCGAAGGGATCGCGGAGCTCGCCCTACAGGCCCTGGAGCGCATCATAGAACGGATGCAACACCCCCTAAGCCGCCTGAACCTCCTGCGGGAGAGCGCCTTCCGGGAGAAAAAACGGGCCCTGGAGCGGGAGGCCGAGGCCCTCATCGCCCACCCGCCCCTCACGGGCCTCCCCCGGGAACGGGCCCTTTCCGAGGCCAAGACCCTTCTGGTGGCGGGGCACGAGACCACGGCCAGCGCCCTCACCTGGAGCCTCTACCTCCTCTCGGGGAACCGGGCCTGGCAGGAAAGGGCCGCGGAGGACTTCGCCTTCGCCCTTTCCGCCTTCCAGGAGGCCCTGAGGCTCTTCCCCCCCGCCTGGGTCCTCACCCGGAAGGTGGAAGACCCCCTGGAGCTTCCCGGGGAGGTCCTGCCCAGGGGGACCACCGCCGTCCTCTCCCCCTACGTGACCCACCGGCTCTACTTCCCCCAAGGGGAAGCCTTCCTGCCGGAGCGCTTCCTGGAGGAAAGGAATACCCCAAGCGGGCGCTACTTCCCCTTCGGCTTCGGCAAGCGGCTCTGCCTGGGGCGGGACTTCGCCCTCCTGGAAGGCCCCATCGCCCTCCAGGCCTTCTTCCGCCGCTTCCGGCTGGGCCCTCTCCCCAAGCCCAAGGTCCACGCGGGGGTCACCTTAAGGCCCGAGGGGGGGCTTTGGGCCAAGCTGGAGGAGGCATGA